In a genomic window of Streptomyces noursei ATCC 11455:
- a CDS encoding Jag family protein codes for MTDTTPGTKGADTLTRLEQEGEIAADYLEGLLDIADLDGDIDMDVEADRASVSIIGETNSRDLQKLVGRDGEVLEALQELTRLAVHRETGDRSRLMLDIAGFRAQKREELAKVGASAAEEAKSTGQPVKLDPMTPFERKVVHDAVAAAGLRSESEGEEPQRRVVVLPA; via the coding sequence GTGACGGACACGACCCCTGGCACCAAGGGCGCCGACACCCTGACCCGCCTGGAGCAGGAAGGCGAGATCGCGGCCGACTACCTCGAAGGTCTGCTGGACATCGCGGACCTCGACGGTGACATCGACATGGATGTCGAGGCGGACCGCGCCTCGGTGTCGATCATCGGTGAGACGAACAGCCGTGACCTGCAGAAGCTGGTCGGCCGGGACGGCGAGGTGCTGGAGGCGCTGCAGGAGCTGACGCGGCTCGCGGTGCATCGCGAGACCGGCGACCGCAGCCGACTGATGCTGGACATCGCCGGCTTCCGGGCGCAGAAGCGCGAGGAGCTCGCCAAGGTCGGCGCGAGCGCGGCGGAGGAAGCCAAGAGCACCGGTCAGCCGGTGAAGCTGGACCCCATGACGCCGTTCGAGCGCAAGGTCGTGCACGACGCGGTGGCCGCGGCCGGGCTGCGGAGCGAGTCCGAGGGCGAGGAGCCGCAGCGCCGCGTGGTGGTCCTCCCGGCCTGA
- a CDS encoding ParA family protein, with product MAGSHHCEPDVEESESLRSDANIAGPMTDPVPGPRNESFGDDVSRETPPLTDNTPVGRAAQLAVGAMGRAGEGLPRPDETRVIVVANQKGGVGKTTTTVNLAASLALHGARVLVIDLDPQGNASTALGIDHHAEVPSIYDVLVESKPLSDVVQPVVEVEGLFCAPATIDLAGAEIELVSLVARESRLDRAIKAYEQPLDYILIDCPPSLGLLTVNALVAGAEVLIPIQCEYYALEGLGQLLRNVELVRGHLNPKLHVSTILLTMYDGRTRLASQVADEVRSHFGNEVLRTSIPRSVRISEAPSYGQTVLTYDPGSSGALSYLEAAREIALRGAPQPGEQGLSVNYQAQHSISEGTQ from the coding sequence ATGGCAGGCTCTCACCATTGTGAGCCTGATGTCGAGGAGAGTGAATCCTTGCGGTCCGACGCCAACATCGCGGGACCGATGACCGATCCGGTCCCCGGTCCCCGCAACGAGTCGTTCGGGGATGACGTTTCACGTGAAACGCCGCCCCTGACGGACAACACACCGGTAGGTCGCGCAGCGCAGCTGGCGGTAGGAGCGATGGGCCGCGCAGGCGAGGGGCTGCCCCGCCCTGACGAGACCCGGGTCATCGTGGTCGCCAATCAAAAGGGCGGGGTCGGCAAGACCACCACCACCGTGAACCTTGCGGCTTCGCTGGCCCTGCACGGTGCCCGGGTGCTGGTGATCGACCTGGACCCGCAGGGAAATGCTTCGACGGCCCTGGGGATCGACCATCACGCCGAAGTGCCGTCGATCTATGACGTGCTGGTCGAGAGCAAGCCACTCTCCGACGTCGTGCAGCCGGTGGTGGAGGTGGAGGGGCTCTTCTGCGCCCCCGCGACCATCGACCTGGCCGGTGCCGAGATCGAGCTGGTCTCGCTGGTGGCACGCGAAAGCCGGCTGGACCGCGCCATCAAGGCGTACGAACAGCCGCTGGACTACATCCTCATCGACTGTCCGCCCTCCCTCGGTCTGCTGACCGTCAACGCACTGGTCGCCGGTGCCGAGGTGCTGATCCCCATCCAGTGTGAGTACTACGCGCTGGAGGGCCTGGGGCAGTTGCTGCGGAACGTGGAGCTGGTGCGAGGGCACCTCAACCCCAAGCTCCACGTCTCGACGATCCTGCTCACCATGTACGACGGACGTACCCGCCTGGCCTCGCAGGTCGCCGATGAGGTGCGTAGCCACTTCGGCAACGAGGTGCTTCGGACGAGCATCCCCCGCTCGGTCCGTATCTCGGAGGCGCCCAGCTATGGGCAGACGGTGCTCACCTATGACCCGGGATCCAGTGGTGCGCTCTCGTATCTCGAAGCGGCCCGAGAGATTGCGCTGCGGGGCGCTCCGCAGCCCGGGGAGCAGGGCCTGAGTGTGAACTACCAAGCACAGCACAGCATCTCGGAGGGGACTCAGTGA
- the yidD gene encoding membrane protein insertion efficiency factor YidD, which produces MKYPLLLLIKIYQWTISPLLGPVCKYYPSCSHYGYTAIDRHGAVKGTALTAWRILRCNPWSLGGVDHVPPRKRPVWHQRLRSRLGGPTVPEPVAQPETQPNAQGA; this is translated from the coding sequence GTGAAGTACCCGCTGTTGCTTTTGATCAAGATCTACCAGTGGACCATCAGCCCGCTGTTGGGCCCGGTCTGCAAGTACTACCCGTCGTGTTCGCACTATGGCTACACAGCCATCGACCGGCACGGCGCGGTCAAGGGGACTGCGCTGACCGCCTGGCGCATTCTGCGGTGCAACCCGTGGTCGCTCGGTGGCGTCGACCACGTCCCTCCCCGGAAGCGTCCGGTTTGGCATCAGCGGCTGAGGAGCCGTCTGGGCGGGCCCACCGTCCCTGAGCCTGTCGCCCAGCCCGAGACTCAGCCCAACGCCCAAGGAGCCTGA
- the yidC gene encoding membrane protein insertase YidC produces MDTILSPLYYAVSWIIVQFHSFYSLIFNANSGAAWGLSIVSLVVLIRICLIPLFVKQIKSTRNMQALQPKMKAIQERYKSDKQRQSEEMMKLYKESGTNPLSSCLPILAQSPFFISLYQVLSHIAQNKTVGFIDPTLLASAQKAHIFGAPLAAKFMDTPSKIEALGASVTDVRVVTVIMIILMSASQFYTQRQLMTKNVDLTVKTPFMQQQKMLMYVFPVMFAVFGINFPVGVLVYWLTTNVWTMGQQMYVIRRNPTPGSKAFTDRQERLRAQGKLVESPAEIAAKKAAEEARQNRQQPKRQTKAKRQTGATAPAGAAGNRTRATSSAGADDASEESTAQDDKGKDGASAKGGAASGSRNTKSGQRKGQQRPKHPSKK; encoded by the coding sequence GTGGACACGATCCTCAGTCCTCTTTATTACGCAGTTTCCTGGATCATCGTCCAGTTCCACTCGTTCTACAGTTTGATCTTCAATGCGAACAGTGGAGCTGCGTGGGGTCTGTCCATCGTCTCGCTGGTGGTGCTGATCCGTATCTGCCTGATCCCGCTCTTCGTGAAGCAGATCAAGTCGACGCGGAACATGCAGGCGCTCCAGCCGAAGATGAAGGCGATCCAGGAGCGCTACAAGAGCGACAAGCAGCGCCAGTCCGAAGAGATGATGAAGCTCTACAAGGAGTCGGGCACCAACCCGCTCTCGAGCTGTCTCCCGATCCTGGCGCAGTCTCCCTTCTTCATCTCCCTGTACCAGGTCCTCAGCCACATCGCGCAGAACAAGACCGTCGGCTTCATCGACCCGACGCTGCTGGCGAGCGCGCAGAAGGCGCACATCTTCGGTGCGCCGCTCGCGGCGAAGTTCATGGACACCCCCTCGAAGATCGAGGCCCTGGGTGCTTCGGTGACCGACGTCCGCGTGGTCACGGTCATCATGATCATCCTGATGTCGGCGTCGCAGTTCTACACCCAGCGCCAGCTGATGACGAAGAACGTCGACCTGACGGTGAAGACGCCGTTCATGCAGCAGCAGAAGATGCTGATGTACGTCTTCCCGGTCATGTTCGCCGTCTTCGGCATCAACTTCCCCGTCGGTGTCCTCGTCTACTGGCTGACCACCAACGTGTGGACCATGGGCCAGCAGATGTACGTCATCCGCCGCAACCCCACCCCGGGCAGCAAGGCGTTCACCGACCGCCAGGAGCGGCTGCGCGCCCAGGGCAAGCTGGTCGAGAGCCCCGCCGAGATCGCGGCGAAGAAGGCGGCCGAGGAGGCGCGCCAGAACCGCCAGCAGCCCAAGCGGCAGACCAAGGCCAAGCGTCAGACCGGCGCCACCGCACCGGCCGGTGCCGCGGGGAACCGCACGCGGGCGACCTCGTCGGCGGGTGCCGACGATGCGTCGGAGGAGAGCACCGCGCAGGACGACAAGGGGAAGGATGGTGCGTCGGCCAAGGGCGGCGCCGCCTCCGGATCCCGTAACACCAAGTCCGGGCAGCGCAAGGGCCAGCAGCGCCCCAAGCACCCGTCCAAGAAGTAA
- the rsmG gene encoding 16S rRNA (guanine(527)-N(7))-methyltransferase RsmG, translated as MTEASAELPPAPKAAQEVFGERFPEAVRYGELLADAGVRRGLIGPREVPRLWERHLLNCAVLSEVVPEGVSVCDVGSGAGLPGIPLALVRPDLKITLLEPLLRRTNFLQEVVELLGLDHVTVVRGRAEEVMGKLPQVHVVTARAVAPLDRLAGWGVPLLRPYGEMLALKGDTAEEELKAARAALSKLGVVDTSIVHVGEGVVDPPSTVVRVEVGESPGGVRFAAKRAKAARTSRASRGRRR; from the coding sequence GTGACGGAGGCATCAGCGGAGCTCCCTCCCGCGCCGAAAGCGGCGCAGGAGGTATTCGGCGAGCGCTTTCCGGAGGCCGTACGGTACGGCGAGCTGCTCGCTGACGCGGGCGTGCGGCGCGGGCTGATCGGCCCGCGGGAGGTGCCCCGGCTGTGGGAGCGCCACCTGCTGAACTGTGCGGTGCTCTCCGAGGTGGTTCCGGAGGGCGTCTCGGTGTGCGACGTCGGTTCGGGAGCCGGGCTGCCCGGCATTCCGCTGGCGCTGGTGCGCCCGGATCTCAAGATCACGCTTCTTGAGCCGTTGTTGCGCCGGACGAACTTCCTTCAGGAGGTCGTCGAGCTGCTCGGGCTGGACCACGTCACGGTCGTGCGGGGCCGTGCGGAAGAAGTCATGGGCAAGCTTCCGCAGGTGCATGTGGTGACCGCGCGGGCCGTTGCGCCGCTCGACCGACTGGCCGGCTGGGGCGTGCCGCTGCTGCGTCCCTACGGCGAGATGCTGGCGCTCAAGGGCGACACCGCGGAAGAGGAGCTCAAGGCGGCCCGGGCCGCGCTGAGCAAGCTCGGAGTGGTGGATACGTCGATCGTGCACGTCGGCGAAGGCGTGGTGGATCCGCCGTCGACCGTGGTGCGCGTGGAGGTCGGCGAGAGCCCCGGTGGGGTGCGGTTCGCTGCGAAGCGGGCCAAGGCGGCGCGGACCAGCCGGGCGTCGAGGGGGCGGCGGCGCTGA